The following are from one region of the Microbacterium sp. cx-55 genome:
- a CDS encoding APC family permease, which produces MATDISASEAKSGGGLKRAVGGWLLFAFIVGDTLGAGIYTLVGTMAADVGGVIWLPLLIALVVALLTAGTYAELITKYPHAGGAARYVDRAFHIPYLSFLVGFLMMASGITTAAALANAFAGDYLAALIDVPAAPAAAVFIVLLTLINLRGVKESLSANFVAAIIEVSGLVIVIVVAAIAFGAGNGDPGRIFEFAPDVPPLQGAFAASVIAFFSFLGFEAAANMAEEVKNPSKNYPRALFGAIITAAVVYLLIAIGAVIVLPPAELAESSGPLLDVVAASGVGVPAWLFGIIALIAIANGALLFMVMASRVGYGLARSGLLPRAFGRVLPKRQTPWVSIVVVAGATIALSFLGDVSSLAETTVLLLLLVFLAANVSVLVLKKDKVEHSHFSVPRVVPILAIIASIVLLAQQSGAVWLGSLVYIAIGSVLFVIARLKRNSEVRSETAELQTIRDAGDAPGTNTDA; this is translated from the coding sequence CCCTCGGCGCCGGCATCTACACACTCGTCGGCACGATGGCGGCGGATGTCGGCGGTGTGATCTGGCTGCCCCTCCTGATCGCCCTCGTAGTGGCGCTGCTGACGGCCGGTACGTACGCCGAACTCATCACCAAGTACCCGCACGCGGGTGGCGCCGCCCGCTACGTGGACCGGGCGTTCCACATCCCCTACCTGTCGTTCCTCGTCGGATTCCTGATGATGGCGTCGGGCATCACGACGGCCGCGGCCCTCGCGAACGCGTTCGCGGGCGACTACCTCGCCGCGCTCATCGACGTGCCGGCCGCCCCCGCCGCGGCCGTCTTCATCGTCCTGCTGACGCTCATCAACCTCCGGGGGGTCAAGGAATCGCTCAGCGCCAACTTCGTCGCCGCCATCATCGAGGTGTCCGGTCTCGTGATCGTCATCGTCGTCGCGGCGATCGCCTTCGGCGCCGGAAACGGCGACCCCGGCCGCATCTTCGAGTTCGCCCCGGACGTGCCGCCGCTGCAGGGCGCGTTCGCCGCATCCGTCATCGCGTTCTTCTCGTTCCTCGGGTTCGAGGCCGCCGCGAACATGGCCGAAGAGGTCAAGAACCCCTCCAAGAACTACCCGCGCGCGCTCTTCGGCGCGATCATCACGGCGGCCGTCGTGTACCTGCTGATCGCCATCGGCGCCGTCATCGTGCTGCCGCCCGCAGAGCTCGCCGAATCGAGCGGCCCGCTGCTCGACGTCGTCGCGGCGAGCGGAGTCGGGGTGCCCGCGTGGCTCTTCGGCATCATCGCGCTGATCGCGATCGCGAACGGTGCCCTGCTCTTCATGGTGATGGCCAGCCGCGTCGGCTACGGCCTGGCGCGTTCGGGACTCCTCCCCCGCGCATTCGGACGCGTCCTGCCGAAGCGTCAGACCCCGTGGGTCTCGATCGTCGTCGTCGCGGGGGCCACGATCGCCCTGTCGTTCCTCGGCGACGTGTCATCGCTCGCCGAGACGACCGTGCTGCTCCTCCTCCTGGTCTTCCTCGCGGCGAACGTGAGCGTGCTCGTGCTGAAGAAGGACAAGGTCGAGCACTCGCACTTCTCCGTGCCGCGCGTCGTACCGATCCTGGCGATCATCGCGAGCATTGTGCTGCTCGCCCAGCAGTCCGGTGCCGTGTGGCTCGGTTCGCTCGTCTACATCGCCATCGGTTCGGTGCTGTTCGTCATCGCGCGACTGAAGCGCAACAGCGAGGTGCGCTCCGAGACCGCCGAGCTGCAGACCATTCGCGACGCCGGCGATGCGCCGGGAACAAACACCGACGCGTAG